The Trichoplusia ni isolate ovarian cell line Hi5 chromosome 10, tn1, whole genome shotgun sequence genome window below encodes:
- the LOC113497976 gene encoding polycomb protein Scm: MSNNTVGSSGPAPGKIRGPGRPPKRTCTWCAESKTPLKYVLPTENGKKEFCSETCLSEFRQAYSKGACLHCDNVIRGNAPSSSKNFCSTYCLNKYQKKNEKRTTSPQSGNGANGSENNSNNNSTGSFYDIYQAFDWNDYMKDTNSVAANQECFKQAPMPPVNDFKVSMKLEALDPRNLTSTCIATVVGVLGPRLRLRLDGSDNKNDFWRLVDAGDIHPIGHCEKNDGMLQPPLGFRMNASSWPMFLLKTLNGAEMAPAKVFQPEPPTPKSNLFVVGQKLEAVDKKNPQLICCATVGAVKNDQIHVTFDGWRGAFDYWCRYDSRDIFPVGWCARAGHPLQPPGQKSATTPSRFKLRPSGMPNPALPEGGSTGAGNSNSPTTPIPLATVCLRIRSSCSGGSSSLPSSVSGSGPTGAAESLVKELLSVHPDPQRLTRAILTASSSYSNVNNVQISSGSKNYSVKVPSELTADELKNWLKGVCNGVGCCVGMIDIDSGEAAGRPCTLCGESTSNNVTTGVKRPKTEESDGTNVNGSGECSSGKLARVSPERPEPASSTTGAPPPPSPSSPPADWSVEDVIGFIAAADQALAAHADLFRKHEIDGKALLLLNSDMMMKYMGLKLGPALKICNLVSKIKNRRHYST; the protein is encoded by the exons ATGTCAAACAACACTGTCGGCTCGTCGGGGCCTGCTCCCGGCAAAATACGTGGACCTGGAAGACCTCCAAAACGCACATGCACCTGGTGCGCTGAAAGTAAAACACCTCTAAAGTATGTACTTCCAACAGAGAATGGCAAGAAAGAATTTTGTTCTGAAACGTGTTTGTCTGAATTCAGACAGGCATACAGCAAAGGCGCCTGTCTTCACTGTGACAATGTTATTCGGGGTAATGCGCCTTCTAGTAGTAAGAATTTTTGTTCtacatattgtttaaataaataccaaaagaaaaatgaaaagcGAACTACGTCCCCGCAATCAGGTAATGGAGCTAATGGTTCAGAAAATAACTCTAATAACAATTCTACGGGTTCATTTTACGACATATATCAAGCATTTGATTGGAATGATTATATGAAAGACACAAACAGTGTGGCGGCGAATCAAGAATGTTTCAAACAGGCTCCCATGCCTCCTGTAAATGACTTCAAAGTGAGCATGAAATTAGAGGCTCTAGATCCACGCAACTTGACATCGACCTGCATTGCAACAGTTGTAGGAGTCCTGGGTCCACGCTTAAGGTTAAGGCTAGATGGCagtgataataaaaatgatttttggcGTCTTGTTGATGCTGGTGACATACATCCCATAGGACACTGTGAAAAAAATGATGGTATGTTGCAGCCACCACTTGGTTTTCGTATGAATGCAAGTAGTTGGCcgatgtttttgttaaaaacattgaatGGTGCAGAAATGGCTCCAGCAAAAGTTTTTCAACCTGAACCTCCAACCCCTAAGTCAAATCTGTTTGTTGTGGGTCAAAAATTGGAGGCTGTGGATAAGAAAAATCCACAGTTAATATGTTGTGCGACAGTTGGTGCAGTGAAGAATGATCAGATACATGTAACTTTTGATGGATGGAGAGGAGCATTTGATTATTGGTGTAGATACGATTCAAGAGATATATTTCCGGTTGGTTGGTGTGCTAGGGCTGGTCATCCTCTACAACCACCTGGTCAAAAAAGTGCTACTACACCCTcaag gTTCAAGCTAAGGCCTAGTGGAATGCCTAACCCAGCTTTGCCTGAGGGTGGATCTACTGGTGCCGGGAACTCAAACAGTCCTACTACCCCCATCCCATTGGCCACTGTGTGCCTGCGTATTCGTAGCAGTTGCTCTGGAGGCAGCAGTTCCTTGCCAAGTTCAGTTTCTGGGTCAGGACCCACTGGAGCCGCTGAAAGTTTAGTAAAGGAATTGCTCAGTGTACATCCAGATCCTCAAAGGTTAACAAGAGCAATACTCACAGCATCTAGTAGCTATTCTAATGTTAATAATGTACAG ATTTCATCAGGAAGTAAAAATTATTCTGTCAAAGTTCCTTCAGAGTTGACTGCAGATGAACTTAAAAATTGGTTAAAAGGAGTGTGTAATGGAGTTGGGTGTTGTGTTGGGATGATAGACATAGACTCAGGGGAGGCTGCAGGTCGGCCTTGCACCTTATGTGGCGAGTCAACATCAAATAATGTTACTACAGGTGTCAAAAGACCAAAAACT GAGGAAAGTGATGGCACTAATGTGAATGGGTCTGGTGAGTGCTCGAGTGGAAAGCTGGCTCGCGTGTCCCCGGAGCGGCCAGAGCCGGCGTCGTCCACTACGGGGGCGCCGCCGCCACCTTCGCCGTCCTCTCCACCCGCTGACTGGTCTGTGGAAGACGTCATTGGTTTTATTGCAGCCGCTGATCAGGCATTAGCCGCCCATGCTGATTTATTTAGGAAACAT GAAATTGACGGCAAGGCGTTGTTGCTATTGAATTCGGACATGATGATGAAGTACATGGGCTTAAAATTGGGACCTGCACTAAAAATCTGTAACTTggtatctaaaataaaaaatcggcGACATTATAGCACCTAG
- the LOC113497977 gene encoding aminoacyl tRNA synthase complex-interacting multifunctional protein 1: MISILKRSMSQNSVNKLINNAEIAEKKLSELRSKLEEIKKIKIEERIKELTEENKILSVKVATAKADLIRLETSNGKKQYPLPGKISEVPAVAQVIAEEPAVKGEKQPVVKKVKETAKKPKEKPELVNDSVIDVRKLDFRIGKIIDINKHPDADSLYVEKIDCGEEKPRTVVSGLVNHVPIDEMRDRIVMILANLKPVKMRGVTSEAMVMCASSPDKVEVLIPPNGAVPGDLVECENYPREPEAILNPKKKIFESCAPDLMTNNEKVACYKGSPLIVPGKGKVVAPTLAGVNVK, translated from the exons ATGATATCAATATTGAAAAGAAGTATGTCTCAGAATTCTGTAAATAAGCTAATAAATAATGCTGAAATAGCTGAAAAAAAGCTATCAGAATTGAGAAGTAAG ctagaagaaattaaaaagattaaaatcgAAGAAAGGATCAAAGAGCTTACTGAAGAAAATAAGATACTTTCAGTTAAAGTGGCTACTGCCAAGGCTGATTTGATCAGGTTAGAAACATCTAATGGTAAAAAGCAGTACCCTTTACCGGGAAAGATCTCTGAAGTACCCGCCGTAGCACAAGTAATTGCCGAAGAACCAGCAGTTAAAGGCGAAAAACAGCCAGtagttaaaaaagttaaagaaactGCCAAGAAACCCAAGGAAAAACCAGAACTGGTTAATGATTCAGTCATAGATGTGAGAAAATTAGATTTCAGAATTGgaaaaattattgatattaataaacatCCTGATGCTGACTCATTATATGTTGAAAAAATTGACTGTGGGGAAGAAAAGCCACGCACTGTTGTATCTGGCCTGGTAAATCATGTCCCTATTGATGAAATGAGAGACAGGATTGTCATGATACTGGCTAATTTGAAACCAGTTAAG ATGAGGGGTGTAACATCAGAAGCAATGGTTATGTGCGCTTCATCCCCTGATAAAGTTGAAGTCCTTATACCACCTAATGGAGCAGTACCTGGAGATTTGGTTGAGTGTGAAAACTACCCAAGAGAACCAGAAGCCATACTCAATcctaagaaaaaaatctttgaatctTGTGCCCCAGATCTAATGACAAACAATGAGAAAGTAGCATGTTATAAGGGCAGCCCACTTATAGTACCAGGCAAAGGAAAGGTTGTTGCACCAACTTTAGCAGGAGTCAATGTCAAATAA
- the LOC113497899 gene encoding ribosomal protein S6 kinase 2 beta isoform X1 yields the protein MFKCKSYKRCLWLTRPILGECRMLEITRFWTYLKGSALYYLKLMYQLFLKLVASMKQICFKVYKKSVFLELGTSAQPANSLPIVVENSAESRQASTTESLETSENSDEREVEIQDVVKEGHDKADPSQFELLKVLGEGSFGKVFLVRKVTGADSGTLYAMKVLKKATLKVRDRERTKMERNILVEMGHPFIVKLHYAFQTAGKLYLILDFLRGGDLFSRLSKEVMFTEEDVKFYLAELALALEHVHKLGIIYRDLKPENILLDADGHIALTDFGLSKLPPTSDKAYSFCGTVEYMAPEVVNRRGHTFAADWWSFGVLMFEMLTGNLPFHGSTRHETMTQILKAKLGMPSNLSEEAQSLLRALFKRNPQNRLGAGANGIEDIKKHEFFANIDWEALCKKEVIPPFRPAVSRADDAFYFDSEFTCRTPRDSPGVPASANAHELFRGFSFVAPCLLNDDDNKTVTNQNQNHVAQNNKTSTEDFWAGFVNRNNFFDEYRLMGELGTGSFSVVRLCEHKTSRVQFAVKIMDKMQYDPREEIEILLRYSQHPHIITLRGVYEEAGRILAVTELCRGGELLEHITQRRYLPEHEAAPILRNVLHAIHYLHRHTVVHRDIKPSNILFATAEKLPEDIRLVDFGLAKQLRAENGLLMTPCYTANFVAPEVLKRAGYDAACDIWSLGVLAYIMLSGRTPFASTGDDTPEAILARIESGKVELSSGVWRGVSSGARNCIRRMLQLEPAQRPRAAELVREAWLCAPAAPPARSPRSPHSPHTPADTTPPAADLRRAVDLTFQVMTASPLTPQVLGPVSQSTLAQRRSKPQRRFPPTQL from the exons ATGTTTAAGTGTAAAAGCTATAAACGATGCCTTTGGCTAACACGTCCGATCCTTGGCGAATGCAGAATGTTGGAGATAACACG ATTCTGGACCTACTTGAAAGGAAGTGCactatattatttgaaattaatgtaTCAGCTATTTCTGAAATTAGTTGCAAGTATGAAACAAATatgctttaaagtttataagAAAAGTGTATTCCTAgag cttGGTACATCTGCACAGCCTGCAAACAGTCTTCCAATAGTGGTTGAAAATTCAGCTGAGTCTCGGCAAGCATCCACAACTGAGAGTTTAGAGACCAGTGAGAATAGTGATGAAAGGGAAGTGGAAATCCAAGATGTTGTTAAAGAGGGACATGATAAGGCTGATCCATCACAGTTTGAATTGCTCAAAGTACTTGGTGAAGGCTCCtttggaaaagtatttttagtacGCAAAGTTACCGGTGCTGACTCTGGCACTCTCTATGCTATGAAg GTACTTAAAaaagccacattaaaagtaagAGATAGAGAGCGTACGAAAATGGAAAGGAATATCCTTGTTGAAATGGGCCATccgtttattgttaaattacatTACGCATTTCAAACTGCTGGTAAACTATACTTAATACTGGACTTCCTACGTGGTGGTGATTTGTTTTCACGACTCAGTAAAGAG gTGATGTTTACTGAAGAGGATGTAAAATTTTACTTAGCAGAACTAGCATTAGCATTAGAACATGTACACAAGTTGGGTATCATATACAGGGACCTCAAACCGGAGAACATACTCTTAGATGCTGATGGCCACATAGCTCTTACAGATTTTGGTTTGTCAAAGCTCCCTCCGACAAGTGATAAAGCTTATAGTTTTTGCGGTACAGTAGAGTACATGGCCCCAGAGGTGGTCAACAGAAGAGGCCATACATTTGCCGCTGATTGGTGGTCTTTCGGTGTTCTTATG tttgaaatgCTAACAGGAAATCTACCATTCCACGGATCGACAAGACACGAAACAATGACGCAAATTTTAAAAGCGAAACTTGGTATGCCGTCAAATCTTAGTGAAGAGGCGCAATCTTTACTAAGAGCGCTATTCAAAAGGAACCCCCAAAATAG ATTGGGTGCTGGTGCAAACGGTATCGAAGATATTAAGAAACACGAGTTTTTTGCGAACATAGACTGGGAGGCACTTTGTAAAAAAGAG GTAATACCGCCGTTCCGGCCGGCCGTGTCTCGGGCAGACGATGCATTTTACTTTGATTCGGAATTCACGTGTCGCACGCCTCGCGACTCGCCCGGTGTGCCTGCTTCGGCTAATGCACATGAATTATTCCG CGGGTTTAGTTTTGTGGCGCCCTGTTTGCTTAACGATGATGATAACAAAACTGTTACGAATCAGAACCAGAATCATGTGGCGCAGAACAACAAAACATCTACCGAAGACTTTTGGGCCGGTTTTGTTAATAGGAATAACTTTTTCGATGAATACAG GTTGATGGGTGAATTAGGCACTGGATCGTTTTCAGTAGTCCGCCTTTGTGAACATAAAACCTCCAGGGTACAATTTGCTGTCAAAATAATGGACAAAATGCAGTATGATCCACGCGAAGAAATTGAAATACTTCTAAG aTACAGTCAACATCCGCATATAATAACGTTGCGCGGTGTTTACGAAGAGGCGGGTCGTATCCTGGCCGTGACCGAGCTGTGTCGCGGCGGCGAGCTGTTAGAGCACATCACACAGCGGCGCTACTTACCGGAGCATGAGGCTGCACCCATACTGAGGAATGTGTTGCACGCCATACATTATCTACATAGACACACTGTCGTACATAG agATATAAAACCTTCGAACATTTTATTCGCGACAGCCGAGAAACTACCTGAAGACATTCGTCTAGTGGACTTTGGATTGGCAAAACAGTTGCGCGCTgagaacggtttactcatgaCGCCATGTTATACGGCCAACTTTGTCGCTCCCGAGGTACTGAAGCGCGCTGGATATGACGCAGCTTGTGATATTTGGAGCTTAG GTGTCCTGGCTTATATAATGCTTTCTGGAAGAACACCGTTTGCTTCAACGGGCGATGATACTCCCGAAGCCATTTTGGCAAGAATCGAATCTGGAAAG GTGGAGCTATCGTCAGGCGTATGGCGCGGCGTGTCGAGCGGGGCTCGCAACTGCATCCGGCGCATGCTGCAGCTGGAGCCGGCGcagcggccgcgcgccgccgagCTGGTGCGCGAGGCGTGGCTgtgcgcgcccgccgcgccgcccgcgcgctcCCCGCGCTCCCCGCACTCCCCGCACACGCCCGCCGACAccacgccgcccgccgccgacCTGCGCCGCGCCGTCGACCTCACCTTCCAG gtcatGACCGCGTCGCCCCTAACACCCCAAGTATTGGGTCCTGTGTCACAGTCGACTCTCGCACAGCGTCGCAGTAAGCCACAGCGACGATTCCCGCCAACACAACTTTAA
- the LOC113497899 gene encoding ribosomal protein S6 kinase 2 beta isoform X2 yields the protein MPLANTSDPWRMQNVGDNTLGTSAQPANSLPIVVENSAESRQASTTESLETSENSDEREVEIQDVVKEGHDKADPSQFELLKVLGEGSFGKVFLVRKVTGADSGTLYAMKVLKKATLKVRDRERTKMERNILVEMGHPFIVKLHYAFQTAGKLYLILDFLRGGDLFSRLSKEVMFTEEDVKFYLAELALALEHVHKLGIIYRDLKPENILLDADGHIALTDFGLSKLPPTSDKAYSFCGTVEYMAPEVVNRRGHTFAADWWSFGVLMFEMLTGNLPFHGSTRHETMTQILKAKLGMPSNLSEEAQSLLRALFKRNPQNRLGAGANGIEDIKKHEFFANIDWEALCKKEVIPPFRPAVSRADDAFYFDSEFTCRTPRDSPGVPASANAHELFRGFSFVAPCLLNDDDNKTVTNQNQNHVAQNNKTSTEDFWAGFVNRNNFFDEYRLMGELGTGSFSVVRLCEHKTSRVQFAVKIMDKMQYDPREEIEILLRYSQHPHIITLRGVYEEAGRILAVTELCRGGELLEHITQRRYLPEHEAAPILRNVLHAIHYLHRHTVVHRDIKPSNILFATAEKLPEDIRLVDFGLAKQLRAENGLLMTPCYTANFVAPEVLKRAGYDAACDIWSLGVLAYIMLSGRTPFASTGDDTPEAILARIESGKVELSSGVWRGVSSGARNCIRRMLQLEPAQRPRAAELVREAWLCAPAAPPARSPRSPHSPHTPADTTPPAADLRRAVDLTFQVMTASPLTPQVLGPVSQSTLAQRRSKPQRRFPPTQL from the exons ATGCCTTTGGCTAACACGTCCGATCCTTGGCGAATGCAGAATGTTGGAGATAACACG cttGGTACATCTGCACAGCCTGCAAACAGTCTTCCAATAGTGGTTGAAAATTCAGCTGAGTCTCGGCAAGCATCCACAACTGAGAGTTTAGAGACCAGTGAGAATAGTGATGAAAGGGAAGTGGAAATCCAAGATGTTGTTAAAGAGGGACATGATAAGGCTGATCCATCACAGTTTGAATTGCTCAAAGTACTTGGTGAAGGCTCCtttggaaaagtatttttagtacGCAAAGTTACCGGTGCTGACTCTGGCACTCTCTATGCTATGAAg GTACTTAAAaaagccacattaaaagtaagAGATAGAGAGCGTACGAAAATGGAAAGGAATATCCTTGTTGAAATGGGCCATccgtttattgttaaattacatTACGCATTTCAAACTGCTGGTAAACTATACTTAATACTGGACTTCCTACGTGGTGGTGATTTGTTTTCACGACTCAGTAAAGAG gTGATGTTTACTGAAGAGGATGTAAAATTTTACTTAGCAGAACTAGCATTAGCATTAGAACATGTACACAAGTTGGGTATCATATACAGGGACCTCAAACCGGAGAACATACTCTTAGATGCTGATGGCCACATAGCTCTTACAGATTTTGGTTTGTCAAAGCTCCCTCCGACAAGTGATAAAGCTTATAGTTTTTGCGGTACAGTAGAGTACATGGCCCCAGAGGTGGTCAACAGAAGAGGCCATACATTTGCCGCTGATTGGTGGTCTTTCGGTGTTCTTATG tttgaaatgCTAACAGGAAATCTACCATTCCACGGATCGACAAGACACGAAACAATGACGCAAATTTTAAAAGCGAAACTTGGTATGCCGTCAAATCTTAGTGAAGAGGCGCAATCTTTACTAAGAGCGCTATTCAAAAGGAACCCCCAAAATAG ATTGGGTGCTGGTGCAAACGGTATCGAAGATATTAAGAAACACGAGTTTTTTGCGAACATAGACTGGGAGGCACTTTGTAAAAAAGAG GTAATACCGCCGTTCCGGCCGGCCGTGTCTCGGGCAGACGATGCATTTTACTTTGATTCGGAATTCACGTGTCGCACGCCTCGCGACTCGCCCGGTGTGCCTGCTTCGGCTAATGCACATGAATTATTCCG CGGGTTTAGTTTTGTGGCGCCCTGTTTGCTTAACGATGATGATAACAAAACTGTTACGAATCAGAACCAGAATCATGTGGCGCAGAACAACAAAACATCTACCGAAGACTTTTGGGCCGGTTTTGTTAATAGGAATAACTTTTTCGATGAATACAG GTTGATGGGTGAATTAGGCACTGGATCGTTTTCAGTAGTCCGCCTTTGTGAACATAAAACCTCCAGGGTACAATTTGCTGTCAAAATAATGGACAAAATGCAGTATGATCCACGCGAAGAAATTGAAATACTTCTAAG aTACAGTCAACATCCGCATATAATAACGTTGCGCGGTGTTTACGAAGAGGCGGGTCGTATCCTGGCCGTGACCGAGCTGTGTCGCGGCGGCGAGCTGTTAGAGCACATCACACAGCGGCGCTACTTACCGGAGCATGAGGCTGCACCCATACTGAGGAATGTGTTGCACGCCATACATTATCTACATAGACACACTGTCGTACATAG agATATAAAACCTTCGAACATTTTATTCGCGACAGCCGAGAAACTACCTGAAGACATTCGTCTAGTGGACTTTGGATTGGCAAAACAGTTGCGCGCTgagaacggtttactcatgaCGCCATGTTATACGGCCAACTTTGTCGCTCCCGAGGTACTGAAGCGCGCTGGATATGACGCAGCTTGTGATATTTGGAGCTTAG GTGTCCTGGCTTATATAATGCTTTCTGGAAGAACACCGTTTGCTTCAACGGGCGATGATACTCCCGAAGCCATTTTGGCAAGAATCGAATCTGGAAAG GTGGAGCTATCGTCAGGCGTATGGCGCGGCGTGTCGAGCGGGGCTCGCAACTGCATCCGGCGCATGCTGCAGCTGGAGCCGGCGcagcggccgcgcgccgccgagCTGGTGCGCGAGGCGTGGCTgtgcgcgcccgccgcgccgcccgcgcgctcCCCGCGCTCCCCGCACTCCCCGCACACGCCCGCCGACAccacgccgcccgccgccgacCTGCGCCGCGCCGTCGACCTCACCTTCCAG gtcatGACCGCGTCGCCCCTAACACCCCAAGTATTGGGTCCTGTGTCACAGTCGACTCTCGCACAGCGTCGCAGTAAGCCACAGCGACGATTCCCGCCAACACAACTTTAA
- the LOC113497900 gene encoding organic cation transporter protein-like isoform X1 codes for MLKYGTDKIGQTDSNRFSFSVKKPPKRDEKDVTAKIIGDFGKWQFKISILMAVLKFPIAWYQLNIIFMAPPQDFWCQKPAVFKKYTEREWRKICCPRVEEHPCLIFDPDLLILDPNMDKTLIPLVPCPKFIYDTSVFKRTITSDWNLVCTKHWLTHVCQGVMMWGIVLGGIIFGVWADKYGRQFPLMMGIIIQAVASFIASVIPWYWLFLCNWFILALASGGIGIISFVISMEVVSGKWRTIIPVIYQLPFGLGNAVMASLAYWFRDWRKLEFALASLSSIYIIYWLWVPESPRWLLATGQTEKASEILKEIARQNGRDLTLREIRQLIREHEVQREPDPGFMAFLRSKNMRVKTLLLSMNWFCTGLAFYAFAQYLGSIGGNIFMAVALTGVISTLGGFTCIFVITRYGRKTTVGLYQLVTSICFVLILMIPRSKYSNDWPRLLFAGIGFAGMAGTIPALYLFSGELFPTLGRNVGVSGVTTFARVASMVAPAIVTLDSFLTDLPLIILTFISFAQMLMLLPLPETKGSPLPDTLEQAEQF; via the exons ATGCTAAAATATGGAACTGACAAAATTGGGCAAACAG ATTCGAACCGTTTCAGTTTCTCTGTTAAGAAACCTCCAAAGCGAGATGAAAAGGACGTTACTGCCAAAATAATTGGGGATTTCGGCAAATGGCAATTCAAAATAAGTATCTTAATGGCTGTCTTAAAGTTTCCTATAGCTTGGTAtcagttaaatataatatttatggcaCCACCTCAAGACTTCTGGTGCCAAAAGCCGGCAGTGTTTAAGAAGTATACGGAAAGAGAGTGGAGAAAAATTTGCTGCCCA CGTGTAGAAGAACACCcatgtttaatatttgatcCAGATTTACTCATTCTTGACCCTAACATGGATAAGACACTGATACCTTTGGTGCCATGTCCAAAATTTATTTACGATACGAGCGTATTTAAACGCACTATCACTTCAGATTGGAATCTAGTTTGCACTAAACATTGGCTAACACAC gTTTGCCAGGGTGTGATGATGTGGGGAATAGTTTTGGGAGGTATAATTTTTGGCGTATGGGCCGATAAATATGGTCGTCAGTTCCCCCTCATGATGGGAATAATTATTCAGGCAGTCGCTAGTTTTATCGCCAGCGTTATACCATGGTACTGGCTCTTTTTGTGTAATTGGTTCATTCTAGCGTTGGCTTCTGGTGGCATTGGTATTATATCTTTTGTTATATCCATGGAG gtGGTTAGTGGCAAGTGGCGGACTATAATACCAGTAATCTACCAACTACCGTTCGGATTAGGAAATGCAGTGATGGCAAGCCTGGCCTACTGGTTTAGAGACTGGAGGAAGTTAGAATTCGCATTGGCTTCTCTATCatcaatatacataatttattggtTATGGGTACCAGAGTCACCAAGGTGGCTGTTAGCAACAGGACAAACAGAAAAGGCTTcgg AAATTTTAAAAGAGATTGCGAGGCAGAACGGCCGCGACTTAACTTTGAGAGAGATTAGACAGTTAATACGAGAGCATGAAGTCCAACGTGAACCGGATCCGGGCTTTATGGCTTTTCTGAGATCTAAAAATATGAGAGTAAAAACTCTATTGCTTTCAATGAATTG GTTTTGTACTGGTTTAGCGTTTTACGCCTTTGCACAGTATTTAGGCTCAATCGGAGGGAACATTTTTATGGCGGTAGCCTTAACTGGAGTCATTTCAACACTGGGAGGGTTTACATGCATCTTCGTAATAACTAGATACGGAAGAAAGACGACTGTCGGCTTGTATCAATTGGTTACATCTATTTGCTTTGTTCTTATATTGATGATACCAagatcaaaatattcaaatgactGGCCGAGGCTATTGTTTGCTGGAATAGGTTTCGCAGGAATGGCG GGCACAATACCTGCATTATATTTATTCTCGGGAGAATTGTTTCCTACTTTGGGGCGTAATGTTGGTGTTAGCGGAGTAACAACCTTTGCCCGCGTAGCTTCAATGGTGGCTCCGGCAATCGTCACTTTGGACAGCTTTCTTACAGACCTTCCTCtgattatattaacatttatatcatTCGCtcaaatgttaatgttattgCCTTTGCCCGAAACCAAAGGTTCACCATTGCCTGATACCTTAGAGCAAGCTGAACAGTTTTAG
- the LOC113497900 gene encoding organic cation transporter protein-like isoform X2: MAVLKFPIAWYQLNIIFMAPPQDFWCQKPAVFKKYTEREWRKICCPRVEEHPCLIFDPDLLILDPNMDKTLIPLVPCPKFIYDTSVFKRTITSDWNLVCTKHWLTHVCQGVMMWGIVLGGIIFGVWADKYGRQFPLMMGIIIQAVASFIASVIPWYWLFLCNWFILALASGGIGIISFVISMEVVSGKWRTIIPVIYQLPFGLGNAVMASLAYWFRDWRKLEFALASLSSIYIIYWLWVPESPRWLLATGQTEKASEILKEIARQNGRDLTLREIRQLIREHEVQREPDPGFMAFLRSKNMRVKTLLLSMNWFCTGLAFYAFAQYLGSIGGNIFMAVALTGVISTLGGFTCIFVITRYGRKTTVGLYQLVTSICFVLILMIPRSKYSNDWPRLLFAGIGFAGMAGTIPALYLFSGELFPTLGRNVGVSGVTTFARVASMVAPAIVTLDSFLTDLPLIILTFISFAQMLMLLPLPETKGSPLPDTLEQAEQF, from the exons ATGGCTGTCTTAAAGTTTCCTATAGCTTGGTAtcagttaaatataatatttatggcaCCACCTCAAGACTTCTGGTGCCAAAAGCCGGCAGTGTTTAAGAAGTATACGGAAAGAGAGTGGAGAAAAATTTGCTGCCCA CGTGTAGAAGAACACCcatgtttaatatttgatcCAGATTTACTCATTCTTGACCCTAACATGGATAAGACACTGATACCTTTGGTGCCATGTCCAAAATTTATTTACGATACGAGCGTATTTAAACGCACTATCACTTCAGATTGGAATCTAGTTTGCACTAAACATTGGCTAACACAC gTTTGCCAGGGTGTGATGATGTGGGGAATAGTTTTGGGAGGTATAATTTTTGGCGTATGGGCCGATAAATATGGTCGTCAGTTCCCCCTCATGATGGGAATAATTATTCAGGCAGTCGCTAGTTTTATCGCCAGCGTTATACCATGGTACTGGCTCTTTTTGTGTAATTGGTTCATTCTAGCGTTGGCTTCTGGTGGCATTGGTATTATATCTTTTGTTATATCCATGGAG gtGGTTAGTGGCAAGTGGCGGACTATAATACCAGTAATCTACCAACTACCGTTCGGATTAGGAAATGCAGTGATGGCAAGCCTGGCCTACTGGTTTAGAGACTGGAGGAAGTTAGAATTCGCATTGGCTTCTCTATCatcaatatacataatttattggtTATGGGTACCAGAGTCACCAAGGTGGCTGTTAGCAACAGGACAAACAGAAAAGGCTTcgg AAATTTTAAAAGAGATTGCGAGGCAGAACGGCCGCGACTTAACTTTGAGAGAGATTAGACAGTTAATACGAGAGCATGAAGTCCAACGTGAACCGGATCCGGGCTTTATGGCTTTTCTGAGATCTAAAAATATGAGAGTAAAAACTCTATTGCTTTCAATGAATTG GTTTTGTACTGGTTTAGCGTTTTACGCCTTTGCACAGTATTTAGGCTCAATCGGAGGGAACATTTTTATGGCGGTAGCCTTAACTGGAGTCATTTCAACACTGGGAGGGTTTACATGCATCTTCGTAATAACTAGATACGGAAGAAAGACGACTGTCGGCTTGTATCAATTGGTTACATCTATTTGCTTTGTTCTTATATTGATGATACCAagatcaaaatattcaaatgactGGCCGAGGCTATTGTTTGCTGGAATAGGTTTCGCAGGAATGGCG GGCACAATACCTGCATTATATTTATTCTCGGGAGAATTGTTTCCTACTTTGGGGCGTAATGTTGGTGTTAGCGGAGTAACAACCTTTGCCCGCGTAGCTTCAATGGTGGCTCCGGCAATCGTCACTTTGGACAGCTTTCTTACAGACCTTCCTCtgattatattaacatttatatcatTCGCtcaaatgttaatgttattgCCTTTGCCCGAAACCAAAGGTTCACCATTGCCTGATACCTTAGAGCAAGCTGAACAGTTTTAG